GAAAGGCAGTTGTGACTGTCCCGCTATCAAATCTTGGACTTCCAAAAGGAAATAGTTTTGGCAGTTTAAATAGTGTATCCGCCGGTGAAATCACCGGCATCTTGTCGCATATGATAAACAATAAGCAGCCTATCGATATACTGATTATTACTGAAAATTGGCGCAGCAAAACAAAGCGACTGTTCCCTAACCCAAAGGTAATGCAAATCACAATCACACTCAGCACGAACACTTTAACATCTAACAAGGTGTGGCTTGACGTGATCCCCATCATACCTTTCATAAAAGAACCGCTTAATTGAAAGATCAATAAGAGCAAATATATAAAAGTGACCGTTGGCGTAAATAGACGAGCGATTTTATCCATCAGCTTAAATGCTGAGATTAGGATAAATAAAACTCCACTACAGATCATTCCCCCACTTAAAGCTTGCAGGGCAGCTATATTCGAAGAATACAATACCCCCACTAAACTTGCGTAAATAGTGAAAATGCTCCACCATAACCCTGCTGGACCTTCATGAATAGGGGATTTATGGCCGATGACGCCTTGTAAAAATCCAGCTATTCCTAAAGTAATCAGTGTGCTCTGGATGAGTCCAGAAGCCTCCATGGGTGTTAGGTTGTATAAATCTGCGATAGCAATTGGCGCAGCAATTGCACCTGCGATCATAAACATCATCCACTGCAATCCAGACAGTACTACCTTCATTTCTTTCTCACTCTCTTTTCTTACTACACTACTCTTATCGGTAGATTAGCTCTCAATGGCTGTGTTAAGAGCGATTTCGACCATTTCATAAAATGATTGTTCACTTTCTTGATGAGTTAAGTGCTCCTGTGTTAACAATTGACTACCTACTGTCAAAATAGATAGCGCTTTCACGCCATATTTAGCGGCTAACGTATATAGGGCTGTGCTTTCCATTTCAACTCCTAAAACACCAAAATCCATAAACTTGTGAAGTCGATCTAAGCTCTCACGGTAGAATTCATCGGAGTTATAGATGTTGCCGACAAAGACATTTACTTGTTTAGCTTGTGCTTGTTGATACGCTTTCATTAACAATGAGAAATCTGCTGTAGGTGCATAATTACAGCCATGGAAGATCTTATCCGTCATATTACTATCTGAAGACACGGATTGGGCTATTACAATATCGCGGATATTAATTTCTTTCTGCATCGCGCCACATGTACCAATACGAATCAATTTCTTCACTTCATAATCGACAATCAATTCCGTTGCATAGATGCTCATCGATGGATTTCCCATCCCTGTCCCCTGAACTGATACCCGTATCCCCTTGTATAATCCAGTGTACCCATACATGCCTCTTACTTCGTTATAACAATTGGCCTCATCTAAAAAGTGTTCTGCTACAAATTTTGCACGTAAAGGATCTCCTGGAAGCAAAACGATGTCCGCTATTTCTCCTTTTTTTGCGCCTAAATGCCTACTCATATTTCTGCCTCCTACTCTCAATGTTGAACTCAGGCTTACCGAAATCTCTTCCGCTTGCCTTCAAGAAAATCTGTTCGGAAAGTACATTGAGCATAAGATTTTTCAGCATAACAAACTAGACCAAAATCTTACGAAGGATACGGGAAATAATTGATCAAATTATAAAAGTAATTCTTTACGAATATTGTCCAGATCTCTTTTAGACGGGATCGTAGAGATAATAACAACAGGCACGGTCTGCAATGCAACAGGGATATTACTAATGACAAAATCAATCTGATGTTGCTGCATCATTTCGTCGGAGAGCCCTTTCATTATGGAAGTAATGATGATCAGCTGATCCCCAATTTCCTTCTTTATCAAATCCGCTATGTAATGACGAATTGAAAATTCTTCTCCAATCACCAAGAAGGCCCTTTTCCTTTTATAACGTAAATTGGAACGAACAATTAAGGTTAGCTTGGTTAAATGAAAATTATTGTACAAGACGGCTGGATAAGCTTTACTCCACGTTTGCATGCAGGTTTGCAGTTCTTGATAAAGCTGTTGGCATTCCTTTTGAACATAAGCCGTTAAATTACTTTGTGAAATCATCATCCATTCAGGAATTGCATTATCGATTAATAACTTGTCAAAAAACGCGTATATCTCCAATAGAAATCGTTCTTCCATCTCCAAGTTAGGGTATATTTTGGCTAGTAGCCTTAGAAGC
This window of the Paenibacillus marchantiae genome carries:
- a CDS encoding purine/pyrimidine permease, whose protein sequence is MMFMIAGAIAAPIAIADLYNLTPMEASGLIQSTLITLGIAGFLQGVIGHKSPIHEGPAGLWWSIFTIYASLVGVLYSSNIAALQALSGGMICSGVLFILISAFKLMDKIARLFTPTVTFIYLLLLIFQLSGSFMKGMMGITSSHTLLDVKVFVLSVIVICITFGLGNSRFVLLRQFSVIISISIGCLLFIICDKMPVISPADTLFKLPKLFPFGSPRFDSGTVTTAFLLTLLLITNALASIRLMETVMKQKKLDHNRYLRAGFTSGITHFIGGSFGAIGSVPISGAAGYVEQTGMRERKSFLIGCTLVISVSLFPPIMNVISGIPAPIGYAVTFVIFVKMVGLSLKELKKVLHEERTFVVSGVSLLVGVGLMFIPTSATSHLSPIVIAILNNGLICGSLLAIILEQGLMWKDANRYEDSKKSIDNLEG
- the deoD gene encoding purine-nucleoside phosphorylase, yielding MSRHLGAKKGEIADIVLLPGDPLRAKFVAEHFLDEANCYNEVRGMYGYTGLYKGIRVSVQGTGMGNPSMSIYATELIVDYEVKKLIRIGTCGAMQKEINIRDIVIAQSVSSDSNMTDKIFHGCNYAPTADFSLLMKAYQQAQAKQVNVFVGNIYNSDEFYRESLDRLHKFMDFGVLGVEMESTALYTLAAKYGVKALSILTVGSQLLTQEHLTHQESEQSFYEMVEIALNTAIES